The proteins below are encoded in one region of Apium graveolens cultivar Ventura chromosome 4, ASM990537v1, whole genome shotgun sequence:
- the LOC141718470 gene encoding microtubule-destabilizing protein 60-like, translated as MEHSGKISGQVTPVKTPKPNKSKSPKVSENSDPNFSSPNSKLHKSAKKPQKSAVKNPNPNPNSLALPTKIRDRKFVIAKKNLKKEKLKASEVECKCKIRCNLEKCPTVAYEILRVSQEGFFKIRDNVDDCSDKEGVKGLEIGDDCLGKDQVGEDVEGEVMISTNVKRMRDKFEGVQKSVNNVAEPGSGKVKVTNLVKAFEQLLKVPKMKDLDEKNENELEEGDEKGMGLPEKDLGVQVSSYSFCQSDFPLTSESLGLDPWVRSSLDSCQGSFTLSSRNSGGRRSRRNSSESSGTLGRRNWNKRHHRVTSQRPFNLRTEQRGRSKEEEFIKKVQERMMEEEKQRIPVAQGLPWTTDEPECLVKPPVKESTRPVDLVLHSDVRAVERADFDHQVAEKMSYIEQFKMERERQQKLAEEEEIKRLRRNELIPVAQPMPYFDRPFVPRRSLKDPTIPKEPKFHHLPQHKKIKHYKSRSAAE; from the exons ATGGAACATTCCGGCAAGATTTCCGGCCAAGTCACCCCTGTCAAAACCCCCAAACCAAACAAATCCAAATCCCCCAAAGTTTCTGAAAATTCGGACCCTAATTTCTCTAGCCCCAATTCAAAATTACACAAATCTGCTAAAAAGCCCCAGAAGTCTGCTGTTaaaaaccctaaccctaaccctaattctcTTGCATTGCCTACCAAGATTCGTGATCGAAAGTTCGTTATCGCGAAAAAGAATCTCAAGAAAGAGAAGTTGAAGGCTTCTGAAGTGGAATGTAAGTGCAAGATTAGGTGTAATTTGGAGAAGTGTCCTACTGTTGCTTATGAGATTTTGAGGGTTTCTCAAGAAGGGTTTTTCAAGATTCGCGATAATGTCGATGATTGTTCCGATAAGGAGGGTGTTAAGGGTCTTGAAATTGGGGATGATTGTTTAGGGAAGGATCAGGTAGGTGAGGACGTTGAGGGTGAGGTGATGATAAGTACTAATGTGAAGAGAATGAGGGATAAGTTTGAGGGAGTTCAGAAGAGTGTGAATAATGTGGCGGAACCGGGTTCCGGGAAGGTGAAAGTGACGAATTTGGTTAAGGCGTTTGAGCAGCTTCTTAAGGTACCTAAGATGAAGGATTTGGATGAGAAGAatgagaatgaattggaggagGGTGATGAGAAAGGTATGGGATTGCCAGAGAAGGATCTTGGAGTGCAGGTTTCATCGTACTCGTTCTGTCAGTCGGATTTTCCCCTCACATCAGAGAGCTTGGGGTTAGATCCTTGGGTTCGATCTTCATTGGATAGCTGCCAAGGAAG CTTTACCCTCTCAAGCAGGAATTCTGGTGGTCGAAGGAGCAGAAGAAAT AGCTCAGAGTCTTCAGGGACATTGGGTCGACGGAACTGGAATAAGAGGCATCATAGAGTTACCTCCCAGAGACCATTTAATCTTAGAACTGAG CAAAGAGGAAGGTCCAAGGAAGAAGAATTTATCAAGAAAGTACAAGAAAGGATGATGGAGGAGGAAAAACAGCGGATACCAGTTGCGCAAGGTCTTCCATGGACGACAGATGAACCAGAG TGTCTGGTAAAACCTCCAGTCAAGGAAAGTACGAGGCCGGTTGATTTAGTGCTGCACAGTGATGTAAGAGCTGTGGAGCGGGCTGATTTTGACCATCAG GTGGCAGAGAAAATGAGTTATATTGAGCAATTCAAAATGGAAAGGGAAAGACAGCAGAAG ttggctgaagaagaagaaattaaAAGACTGAGGAGGAACGAACTTATTCCAGTAGCGCAACCCATGCCATATTTTGACAGGCCATTCGTCCCCAGAAG GTCACTGAAGGATCCAACTATACCTAAAGAACCAAAATTCCATCACTTGCCCCAGCACAAAAAGATCAAGCATTACAAGTCTAGGTCTGCTGCAGAGTAG